Proteins from one Aquila chrysaetos chrysaetos chromosome 5, bAquChr1.4, whole genome shotgun sequence genomic window:
- the ICE2 gene encoding little elongation complex subunit 2 isoform X3, with translation MSIHTAKNVDGRSREAKRNVEALANSSENRQTCSMQAADPVEVEAKGTTDDHPFPEPRLPYPFTSCLTEKEQKTYLYLMTKYSKKPLHFQVNAASQRELFTYLQMKEVVNNEIAEFMKFAQNAAKSCAQDYDTISEDALRYTEELLRACIGHAQKYPEFYTLQEIMSIMGGKFHTQLTFRLEKNLLVMGTARRGKTDFPTMPVQLPTDYKTVTSIITPEKKASIMHNDISSDSNAEKLALKYCPQVVLNNQSLFTLLNNHGLNYKEQWEIPVCVKMIPVAGSKPARVIYVDSPLLRKEMTVRERNQIFHEIPMDFLATKTSYVSISDVLMDKPAEDNLFQWDVSSDTYQCRKIPLPDDTGMDFDDDVTELETFGATVKLSGASKMESTFPTVSNTAKVFSHGLKMGKKNTSTINSGSEEGKNTISEQGVAACASMQLPSLDGILCFSPEGDSSHKSFNSEEVGLSKAQHVMTKEVLYSETKLNTLSNAVSYKKESDTAQKNETYASLCSSDTDEERLIIDTECKNTDCCKTPAPSTVSHTSAETAKSPSPTQIPLASMSDCSDITDKGQNASRKATRKLSKEFDPVGQILKMQTELLKSPSQKAHEQPVVSCDSSNATPAHVLQSPKPLVTSSTETVPAPASNPSGSSRNTWTWLFQGVPKRKLPNELQMLEEDPSEYEAPQDGNLVYKLFSLNDLLLLVRCSVQKVKSLPRYHKKKKVQKLTPIFLLPKLEYQAYYGVEALTESEICQLWTESMLHSECLFYIGRIDAFTSKLIMLEKISPEILREKLGLIKPANSLNILHHILKKVSDLQEGSYLLTHAAGDSSVGIYKSSLDKTTRASYNLHKAHCDLPTVPATLSVPWVPLDPSLPLPYHMNHGRVPCTFPPAPQEATWKQKMTGAKGQSDTPYEGKPVAMETKGNPAKPVRNEGVVTKKLKNYCKQRMMKKKWKMKYNKMQLN, from the exons ATGAGCATTCACACAGCAAAGAATGTGGATGGGAGATCAAG agaggCAAAGAGAAATGTGGAGGCATTGGCaaactcttcagaaaacagGCAGACTTGCAGCATGCAGGCTGCAGATCCAGTTGAGGTGGAGGCTAAAGGCACAACTGATGATCATCCTTTTCCAGAACCTAGACTCCCCTATCCATTTACCTCTTGTTTGACTgagaaggagcagaaaacatACTTATATCTGATGACTAAGTACTCAAAGAAACCCCTCCATTTTCAAGTTAATGCAGCAAGTCAGAGAGAATTATTCACGTATCTG cAAATGAAAGAAGTAGTAAATAATGAAATTGCAGAATTTATGAAGTTTGcccaaaatgctgcaaaaagctGCGCCCAAGATTATGATACCATCTCTGAAGATGCACTACGTTATACCGAG GAATTATTACGTGCTTGTATTGGACATGCACAAAAGTATCCTGAATTTTACACACTACAGGAGATCATGAGTATCATGGGAGGAAAGTTTCATACGCAGTTGACcttcaggctggaaaaaaatcttcttgtaATG GGTACGGCAAGACGTGGTAAAACAGATTTCCCTACCATGCCTGTTCAACTGCCCACAGACTACAAAACTGTTACATCTATTataactccagaaaaaaaggcttctaTTATGCACAAT gaTATTAGTTCAgattcaaatgcagaaaaacttgCTTTGAAATACTGTCCTcaagttgttttaaataatcAGTCATTATTTACTTTACTGAATAATCATGGACTTAACTACAAGGAACAATGGGAAATTCCAGTTTGCGTTAAAATGATCCCTGTTGCAG GTAGCAAACCAGCTAGAGTGATTTATGTTGATTCACCTCTGCTGAGAAAGGAAATGACAGTAAGAGAGAGGAACCAGATCTTCCATGAAATTCCAATGGACTTCCTAGCAACTAAAACGTCTTATGTTTCGATTTCTGATGTGTTGATGGACAAACCAGCTGAGGACAATCTGTTTCAGTGGGAT GTGTCTTCTGATACCTACCAGTGCAGGAAGATTCCTCTTCCAGATGACACAGGGATGGACTTTGATGATGATGTTACAGAACTGGAAACTTTTGGAGCAACTGTCAAGCTCTCAGGAGCTTCTAAAATGGAAAGTACTTTTCCTACAGTTAGTAACACTGCTAAAGTTTTTTCACATGGcctaaaaatggggaaaaaaaatacatccacCATAAACAGTGGaagtgaagaagggaaaaacaccATTTCTGAGCAAGGAGTTGCAGCATGTGCCAGCATGCAGCTTCCATCATTAGATGGCATTCTATGCTTCAGCCCTGAAGGAGATTCATCTCATAAAAGCTTTAATTCAGAGGAGGTAGGACTGAGCAAAGCACAGCATGTCATGACCAAAGAAGTATTGTACAGcgaaacaaaattaaatactctCTCCAATGCTGTTAGTTACAAGAAAGAGTCTGATACTGCACAAAAAAATGAGACTTACGCTTCTTTATGCAGTAGTGACACGGATGAAGAGCGTTTGATAATTGATACAGAATGTAAAAACACTGATTGTTGCAAAACACCTGCACCAAGCACTGTTTCTCATACCTCAGCAGAGACTGCCAAATCACCTTCCCCCACCCAGATTCCATTAGCAAGCATGAGTGATTGCTCAGATATTACAGATAAGGGACAAAATGCCTCCAGAAAGGCTACAAGAAAGTTGTCCAAAGAATTTGATCCTGTTggacagattttgaaaatgcaaactgaaCTTCTGAAGTCACCTTCCCAAAAAGCTCATGAGCAGCCAGTGGTGAGCTGTGATAGTTCTAATGCTACGCCAGCCCATGTGCTTCAATCTCCAAAACCATTGGTGACCTCCAGCACAGAAACTGTGCCAGCCCCTGCTTCAAATCCCAGTGGCTCATCTAGAAATACCTGGACTTGGCTTTTTCAGGGAGTGCCAAAGA gaaaGCTGCCAAATGAACTTCAGATGCTTGAAGAAGACCCTTCAGAGTATGAAGCACCTCAGGATGGCAACCTTGTGTATAAGCTATTCAGTTTGAATGATCTGTTGTTACTTGTACGTTGCAGTGTGCAAAAAGTGAAGTCATTGCCACGAtaccataaaaagaaaaaagtccaaaaG CTTACTCCAATATTCCTGTTGCCAAAACTAGAATACCAAGCCTATTATGGTGTAGAAGCTCTTACAGAAAGTGAAATATGTCAGTTGTGGACAGAGAGTATGTTGCATTCTGAATGCTTATTTTATATTG gacGTATTGATGCTTTTACATCAAAGCTTATTATGCTAGAAAAGATATCTCCAGAAATCTTAAGAGAAAAACTTGGATTGATTAA GCCTGCAAATTCATTAAATATACTTCATCACATTTTGAAGAAAGTGTCTGA TTTGCAGGAGGGCTCTTATTTATTGACTCATGCTGCAGGAGATTCATCAGTTGGAATCTACAAGAGTTCTCTTGACAAGACGACGAGAGCATCATATAACTTACATAAAGCTCATTGTGATCTGCCTACTGTACCTGCCACTCTTTCAGTCCCATGGGTGCCACTAGATCCCAGCCTCCCTTTGCCCTATCACATGAATCATGGAAGAGTTCCATGCACCTTTCCACCTGCACCCCAGGAAGCCACCTGGAAACAGAAG
- the ICE2 gene encoding little elongation complex subunit 2 isoform X4 — MQAADPVEVEAKGTTDDHPFPEPRLPYPFTSCLTEKEQKTYLYLMTKYSKKPLHFQVNAASQRELFTYLQMKEVVNNEIAEFMKFAQNAAKSCAQDYDTISEDALRYTEELLRACIGHAQKYPEFYTLQEIMSIMGGKFHTQLTFRLEKNLLVMGTARRGKTDFPTMPVQLPTDYKTVTSIITPEKKASIMHNDISSDSNAEKLALKYCPQVVLNNQSLFTLLNNHGLNYKEQWEIPVCVKMIPVAGSKPARVIYVDSPLLRKEMTVRERNQIFHEIPMDFLATKTSYVSISDVLMDKPAEDNLFQWDVSSDTYQCRKIPLPDDTGMDFDDDVTELETFGATVKLSGASKMESTFPTVSNTAKVFSHGLKMGKKNTSTINSGSEEGKNTISEQGVAACASMQLPSLDGILCFSPEGDSSHKSFNSEEVGLSKAQHVMTKEVLYSETKLNTLSNAVSYKKESDTAQKNETYASLCSSDTDEERLIIDTECKNTDCCKTPAPSTVSHTSAETAKSPSPTQIPLASMSDCSDITDKGQNASRKATRKLSKEFDPVGQILKMQTELLKSPSQKAHEQPVVSCDSSNATPAHVLQSPKPLVTSSTETVPAPASNPSGSSRNTWTWLFQGVPKRKLPNELQMLEEDPSEYEAPQDGNLVYKLFSLNDLLLLVRCSVQKVKSLPRYHKKKKVQKLTPIFLLPKLEYQAYYGVEALTESEICQLWTESMLHSECLFYIGRIDAFTSKLIMLEKISPEILREKLGLIKPANSLNILHHILKKVSDLQEGSYLLTHAAGDSSVGIYKSSLDKTTRASYNLHKAHCDLPTVPATLSVPWVPLDPSLPLPYHMNHGRVPCTFPPAPQEATWKQKMTGAKGQSDTPYEGKPVAMETKGNPAKPVRNEGVVTKKLKNYCKQRMMKKKWKMKYNKMQLN, encoded by the exons ATGCAGGCTGCAGATCCAGTTGAGGTGGAGGCTAAAGGCACAACTGATGATCATCCTTTTCCAGAACCTAGACTCCCCTATCCATTTACCTCTTGTTTGACTgagaaggagcagaaaacatACTTATATCTGATGACTAAGTACTCAAAGAAACCCCTCCATTTTCAAGTTAATGCAGCAAGTCAGAGAGAATTATTCACGTATCTG cAAATGAAAGAAGTAGTAAATAATGAAATTGCAGAATTTATGAAGTTTGcccaaaatgctgcaaaaagctGCGCCCAAGATTATGATACCATCTCTGAAGATGCACTACGTTATACCGAG GAATTATTACGTGCTTGTATTGGACATGCACAAAAGTATCCTGAATTTTACACACTACAGGAGATCATGAGTATCATGGGAGGAAAGTTTCATACGCAGTTGACcttcaggctggaaaaaaatcttcttgtaATG GGTACGGCAAGACGTGGTAAAACAGATTTCCCTACCATGCCTGTTCAACTGCCCACAGACTACAAAACTGTTACATCTATTataactccagaaaaaaaggcttctaTTATGCACAAT gaTATTAGTTCAgattcaaatgcagaaaaacttgCTTTGAAATACTGTCCTcaagttgttttaaataatcAGTCATTATTTACTTTACTGAATAATCATGGACTTAACTACAAGGAACAATGGGAAATTCCAGTTTGCGTTAAAATGATCCCTGTTGCAG GTAGCAAACCAGCTAGAGTGATTTATGTTGATTCACCTCTGCTGAGAAAGGAAATGACAGTAAGAGAGAGGAACCAGATCTTCCATGAAATTCCAATGGACTTCCTAGCAACTAAAACGTCTTATGTTTCGATTTCTGATGTGTTGATGGACAAACCAGCTGAGGACAATCTGTTTCAGTGGGAT GTGTCTTCTGATACCTACCAGTGCAGGAAGATTCCTCTTCCAGATGACACAGGGATGGACTTTGATGATGATGTTACAGAACTGGAAACTTTTGGAGCAACTGTCAAGCTCTCAGGAGCTTCTAAAATGGAAAGTACTTTTCCTACAGTTAGTAACACTGCTAAAGTTTTTTCACATGGcctaaaaatggggaaaaaaaatacatccacCATAAACAGTGGaagtgaagaagggaaaaacaccATTTCTGAGCAAGGAGTTGCAGCATGTGCCAGCATGCAGCTTCCATCATTAGATGGCATTCTATGCTTCAGCCCTGAAGGAGATTCATCTCATAAAAGCTTTAATTCAGAGGAGGTAGGACTGAGCAAAGCACAGCATGTCATGACCAAAGAAGTATTGTACAGcgaaacaaaattaaatactctCTCCAATGCTGTTAGTTACAAGAAAGAGTCTGATACTGCACAAAAAAATGAGACTTACGCTTCTTTATGCAGTAGTGACACGGATGAAGAGCGTTTGATAATTGATACAGAATGTAAAAACACTGATTGTTGCAAAACACCTGCACCAAGCACTGTTTCTCATACCTCAGCAGAGACTGCCAAATCACCTTCCCCCACCCAGATTCCATTAGCAAGCATGAGTGATTGCTCAGATATTACAGATAAGGGACAAAATGCCTCCAGAAAGGCTACAAGAAAGTTGTCCAAAGAATTTGATCCTGTTggacagattttgaaaatgcaaactgaaCTTCTGAAGTCACCTTCCCAAAAAGCTCATGAGCAGCCAGTGGTGAGCTGTGATAGTTCTAATGCTACGCCAGCCCATGTGCTTCAATCTCCAAAACCATTGGTGACCTCCAGCACAGAAACTGTGCCAGCCCCTGCTTCAAATCCCAGTGGCTCATCTAGAAATACCTGGACTTGGCTTTTTCAGGGAGTGCCAAAGA gaaaGCTGCCAAATGAACTTCAGATGCTTGAAGAAGACCCTTCAGAGTATGAAGCACCTCAGGATGGCAACCTTGTGTATAAGCTATTCAGTTTGAATGATCTGTTGTTACTTGTACGTTGCAGTGTGCAAAAAGTGAAGTCATTGCCACGAtaccataaaaagaaaaaagtccaaaaG CTTACTCCAATATTCCTGTTGCCAAAACTAGAATACCAAGCCTATTATGGTGTAGAAGCTCTTACAGAAAGTGAAATATGTCAGTTGTGGACAGAGAGTATGTTGCATTCTGAATGCTTATTTTATATTG gacGTATTGATGCTTTTACATCAAAGCTTATTATGCTAGAAAAGATATCTCCAGAAATCTTAAGAGAAAAACTTGGATTGATTAA GCCTGCAAATTCATTAAATATACTTCATCACATTTTGAAGAAAGTGTCTGA TTTGCAGGAGGGCTCTTATTTATTGACTCATGCTGCAGGAGATTCATCAGTTGGAATCTACAAGAGTTCTCTTGACAAGACGACGAGAGCATCATATAACTTACATAAAGCTCATTGTGATCTGCCTACTGTACCTGCCACTCTTTCAGTCCCATGGGTGCCACTAGATCCCAGCCTCCCTTTGCCCTATCACATGAATCATGGAAGAGTTCCATGCACCTTTCCACCTGCACCCCAGGAAGCCACCTGGAAACAGAAG